Within the Setaria viridis chromosome 3, Setaria_viridis_v4.0, whole genome shotgun sequence genome, the region caccacGCACGCGTATACTTGGCTTGAAAAATCGTGCGACTTGTGACATGCGTGTGTGTGGGAGCTTCCCCGAAATTTAGAATAATTTTTTGGCGCATAACTCTTTAGTTTCGGTTTAGTAAATTGGAACTAAAGACCAGAACCCGAAtttgtagtcccggttggaaaaatcgagttctttgaggattctcaaccgggactaaagacgagTTTTCCAGTAGTATTAGTTTGAATAATAAAGCTTTTCAGATGTTAcgaaaaaaaatactagctACCCGTGCTATTTGCGCAGGGTACCTTGCTAGTTTCAGATACATATGAGCAAGATACTTGACTATGGGTTTTGCAGGTGGGGCAGGCAAATGATGGATGTGATCATGAAGCAACATTTTCCCCTTTTATACCTGTTTTTGGATTTTTCTGTTGCTTGCACAAATTAATCCATGTGATTTGTATCGAGTTCTTTTATCTTTCGTAATAAAACCCCTGCGATAAAATGGACTTTTCAGTAGCTAATATTTTTTAACATTATAACATATGTTTTTGTTTTGCGAGTTATCACTTAACAATATACACGCTCCTAAACCCTTATGCCCATGAAGTTCTATCATATATTTCCTTTCCAAACTAGTTAATAGTTGCATCTCTCCATGCAAAACAAGTACATATAATAAGGGACCTTTAACCTAACACCATCTTTTCCTCAGGGAAAACAAATCAAAATGCAATTCCTGCCACCACTTGTGCTCTACGCAATATCAAGGGAAAATAGATTGTTATCTAAACAATATTAGCACTTGCTTGTCTTAGTTGACCCCCGTCGACCACCACTAAACCACGGCACTAAGCTATAGGACAAGATGAGATTCCTCTTTACTAACTAATACCACGTCACTCGCTACATCCTCTATTTTTCCTAGGAAAAGAACAAGTACACGATGGCGTGGGCGTACAAATCCCTTGCATAAATAATTGTGAATGCCCACAAAAGAAAATGCATTGCTAGGTAGCTGTAGTGATATCTGACATCGCTAGTGCACACCAACCCATAGTGAGTTTAGTGACGCTAAAAAGGCCAAAGAAAGTAATTAATTTCCAAACGATAAGCATATTTTTCAAAATAGAGCAAACTGCTACGCCAACCCCTCCTGGAGAAGGATATTGTACATTTTTCGCAGTCTCGATGTCGATCGCTCCGAAAAGAGAATTAATTTTTCTGTACATGACATATACATGCGTACATGGATCAAGAACACAATCAAATAACATTGGCGAGTTTGAAAGGATACGAATAAGTAACATCatttaaattaaagattcaCACAGGAAAACAAgcacaatgtgatgatgaatcCCATGCAATGCACACGTGCGGATACATGAATGGTGTACAAGTTAACAATGGCAAGTTAACACACGAACCTACTGCCACTCCTCAGGGATGCTCTCTAGCACCGGCCGCCATGCCGTCGACGCCGACGGGGAGGTGCTCGCACGGGCAACGACGAGTTCTTCCATCCTCTTGAGCTCGCTGATGACTTGCGCCGTGGAGGCTCTGGAGctgccggtcgccgccgcctgcatcCTCTTGAGCTCGCCGACCACCTGCGCGGCGGTCCGGTGGCCGTGCGCGGTGAGGGAGagcagccgcgccgcctccgccctcgtcAAGACGACCTTGACTctgacggcggcgcgccgccggttCTGGCCGCTCCGGGGAGCTCTTCTAGCTCTCGGGATGGCTTGGTATGCGGCAGACGATGTCTCCGTGCTGCCGGCAGCTGCTTTGACCCTGTTGCTGCCATGGGGGAGCTTCGTGCTGCGGCGGAGGGTTCTCGCGAGGATTTTCATGGAGCGAGACCAGTGTTTGGTGTTCATGGGTGGCAGAATGCTGCTGCTACTTCCTTGGACCAAGCATGGCAGCATGTTGCCCATTTGTGTATTGTAATTGTGTGTCAGTGTCAGTGACTCAATGTGTGTATGTGTCTgtgggaagggagggagggagactgAGGGAGTTCTGTGAGTGTGAGCGCCTGTGTGTTAAGAGAAATGCAACAAATGAAGAGCAGCTGCCACTCGGTACAAAAGGGCTGCTAGGATTGGATGGGATTGGTTTGGAGATGCTTTAATATATAATAAAGCCCTTCTCTAAGACCAAAGGATAAGCTATTAGTAGAGTGATTAGAAGGAACTTAGAAAATGTTGGGCTAGACCATCATTAAGATCAGGTTCGATTATCACAGAAAATAGCATCCGTGTGCATCTTGTGATTTTCTTAGAGCAACTcaaagagtttttcaaaaaattctttCTCAAAATTGTGTATTGGAGGCTCTTCCAAAAagtttttcccaaaaaaaacatatcaacccacagcagatcgctaataattagctcccaatatttcaaaacagatcACATTATCGTAATTGGACCCAGCCCGTCGCCTCCCTGCTCTCTCTCCATCTCATTCTTTCGTCTTGTTCCCCACGCCCACGGCGGCCACAACCCTGCGCGCAGTAGTCCAAGTCCATTTTCAAGTGCTAGTCCGTTAGTTGCATATGGCAGTTAATTGATAAAACTAAGCAGCCTGAGCAGAGCGATATGCATGGCAAGATAGTTTGAAGGATCAATTGAGTATTGAAGTTTACTATCTGGCTGACCTCAAGATGCCTGCGCCGGCGATGAGGCTCCCGGCGGTGCAGAAGATGCCGCTGAGCAGCATGGTGCCGATAGCGAGCGGCTTCCGCCCGAACCGGTCGAGGAGCAGCGCGGTGAGCAGGTAGGCGGGCATCTCGGCGAGCGAGTTGACGACGACGCTGACGTAAAGGTTGGTCTTGAGGTTGACCACGTTGAGGCTGAGGCCGTAGTACACCACCGACGCCAGGAGGTTGATGAGCACCGAGAGCACGATGCGGGCCCGCGTGGTACGCGACCGGAACACGTCGACGATGGAtcccgaagacgacgaagagTTCGCCGACTCATCATCGACGCCCTTCGTCccttcctcgtcctcgtcgtcgagcTTTAGCGTGACGTCGTCGTCGGGGACGGTCCTCccgttggcggcggcgatggcgcggaGGACGCGCATGGCGTCATCGGCCCGGCGGCGCACGAGGTACCACCGCGGGGACTCGGAGACGAAgggcacgacggcggcgacgaaggcGAGGGACGGGAGCGAGGTGACGACGTAGAGCGCGCGCCAGCGCGGGAAGAGCGCGGTGACGCCCGCGAGCGCCGGGAACAAAACTCCGCCTTCACAATCGTGCCGGGAATGCTCCGCGCATAGGATTGGGGAAGGACCGATCCTCCGCATGTACGAGGGATGATGGAGGTGTTTTTAGCGTCCGTATATTTTTACGGGAAGGATGTGGAAGCTGGAGGTAAGTTTTTTCCcataaataaaattttaggatAATTTTAAAGGACCTTTTGAAGTTGCTTTATTGATTTTCTTTAGAAGAGGCTGCTTTGTTCGTCGACCGGCTCTCCAAGTCCATCGCCTTATGGGCATGTTTGTTTGTGGCCAATTAATCATGATCAAATCATGAGCAATCCCGAACACATGGGTGTAATCATGATCAAATCATGAGCAATGCCAAACACATGGGTGTAGTAATGTTTGGATTGTGGCTAATAGTTGCCAAATGTTGTATATCATGTGAGAATGATATATGGGTCTCCTATGTCATGAACTTTTTTGCCTCTAATATAATCAACTAAGATCTTATAGATTTAATTGTAATAAGTATTAATATGCAAACAGATTGTGAATTAGATTCCTTGCTTAGGAGATATTACCAATTAAAGCCTGCTAAACCTTGTTTCTGGATATTTGTGCAGCTAATAAGCTGCTGCCACATAGCTCTTGGAGCTTCCGTTGGCTGCCAACTTTTTGGCGAGCGATTTGGCCGCCCCTGTTTTCGCTGGTGCTGGCTATGTGCTGCAACTAGCAGTAAGTTGTCAGCCAATGATCGGCAGTGAACCAAACTCTGACCAAATCTTGAGGGCGCGTCAATTATTTTGGATGGGTTACAACTGGTAACCAACCAAACGCGCCCATAATGCAAACCGCATTTCCTATTTTAAGGACATATTTGTTTGAGCTCCGTAGCTTCTCAACGTGAAAAGTTAGAAGTTCACACAAACTGCGGATTTCTCATGCAGCTTTTTAGAAAATCtgagtttatataaaaaattagaAAGTTCAGTTTATAGAAAGCTCAATTTTACAAAtagctttctgagctcaaaaagttaaacacatcttctaaaagttaGTGTTGACTTTTCAGACAAAAAGCTAGCAGCTTTTTAGAAAAATTCAAACACTGCGGCTCAAACAAACAGAGCTAAGACTCCCTTAGATTTTAAATACTCCACTGTATTTAAACTGATTATCTTGTCATCAAGTATTTAGAAACGAAAGGAGTACTCTTGAGAAAGGTTCCTGTGCTCCGGGTGCTTGGGGTGCTCCCATGCACCCAGCCACTTGCATCCGTCGGATGCATCATCCGCGgtagaggtggaggagctgtgCATCATCCACGGTGCATTTTTGAACAATAAaacgaagaagaaaaagaaaaggcaaggGGGGAAAGAATCTTAGCAGCACTCCATCCAGAGTCGAGAAGAATGCCGGGGGTAATCCAACGACATCACcgtcctctcctccccttcccgcCATGGCCACCGTCCGCTCCACCCTCCACGCCAATctcccaccgccacctccatctTCACCTCCCAaccacaccaccaccgccacctctccTCGCCACCGCAAGCCCCTCACCACGACCCCCGCCGAACATGCCGCGCTCCAGCCTTCCGAAGCGGCGGCGCTCCtcacggccgccgcgcgcgcccgcgacCTCCGCCTGGGCCGCGCCCTCcacgcccgcctcctccgcacGGGGACCCTCCTCGaggccgacgccgtcgtcgccaaCTCCCTCCTCACGCTCTACTCCAAGTGcggcgcggtggccgccgcgcgCAGCGTGTTCGACGGAATGCCCGCCGGCCTACGGGACCTCGTATCCTGGACGGCCATGGCGTCCTGCCTCGCGCGGAAcggcgcggaggccgaggcgctccggctactcggcgggacgc harbors:
- the LOC117850794 gene encoding uncharacterized protein, with product MGNMLPCLVQGSSSSILPPMNTKHWSRSMKILARTLRRSTKLPHGSNRVKAAAGSTETSSAAYQAIPRARRAPRSGQNRRRAAVRVKVVLTRAEAARLLSLTAHGHRTAAQVVGELKRMQAAATGSSRASTAQVISELKRMEELVVARASTSPSASTAWRPVLESIPEEWQ
- the LOC117848221 gene encoding organic cation/carnitine transporter 4-like translates to MRRIGPSPILCAEHSRHDCEGGVLFPALAGVTALFPRWRALYVVTSLPSLAFVAAVVPFVSESPRWYLVRRRADDAMRVLRAIAAANGRTVPDDDVTLKLDDEDEEGTKGVDDESANSSSSSGSIVDVFRSRTTRARIVLSVLINLLASVVYYGLSLNVVNLKTNLYVSVVVNSLAEMPAYLLTALLLDRFGRKPLAIGTMLLSGIFCTAGSLIAGAGILRVVAAVGVGNKTKE